In the Agrococcus sp. Marseille-Q4369 genome, one interval contains:
- a CDS encoding efflux RND transporter periplasmic adaptor subunit yields MPEQDQTAPVEPAAVPPPLHGEAPVHRQPSQREARAAAKRQARLEQLERSRLRKAERAARGPGAWRTWVLPVLKLAVGAAIAIALVKLAFFPDVEAVSADDGFAPGAAFEEPLATVERGSVENAVSIEGMIVPVEAVPVRSTHSGTVARVSAADGAQVAAGDVLYTVRVETQGAPAADGTVPPPTARVHSIVAPAAGTLTGFAVLVGQSVDVAGETGAVQPPEHVVRASLGAAEQYRLTTQPESATVTIDGGPAPFECGSVRIAQPAGEQITTGASATLTCAVPSDVRVFVGLAAKVELSAGSASDVLLLPTTAVLGSAETGIAYRPGADGEPEEVPVELGLSDGRMVEVRAGLSEGDAVLQFVPGAADPCADPMTADPMVCGF; encoded by the coding sequence GTGCCCGAGCAGGACCAGACCGCCCCCGTCGAGCCCGCGGCCGTGCCGCCGCCGCTGCACGGCGAGGCCCCCGTGCATCGCCAGCCCTCGCAGCGCGAGGCGCGAGCGGCCGCGAAGCGGCAGGCGAGGCTCGAGCAGCTCGAGCGCTCGCGGCTGCGGAAGGCGGAGCGCGCGGCTCGCGGCCCGGGCGCGTGGCGCACGTGGGTGCTGCCGGTGCTCAAGCTCGCCGTCGGCGCGGCGATCGCGATCGCGCTCGTCAAGCTCGCGTTCTTCCCCGACGTCGAGGCGGTGAGCGCCGACGACGGCTTCGCGCCCGGCGCCGCGTTCGAGGAGCCGCTCGCGACGGTCGAGCGCGGCTCGGTCGAGAACGCCGTCTCGATCGAGGGCATGATCGTGCCGGTCGAGGCGGTGCCGGTGCGCTCGACCCACTCGGGCACCGTCGCGCGCGTGAGCGCCGCGGACGGCGCGCAGGTCGCCGCGGGCGACGTGCTCTACACGGTGCGCGTCGAGACGCAGGGCGCGCCCGCAGCCGACGGCACCGTGCCGCCGCCCACCGCGCGCGTGCACAGCATCGTCGCGCCCGCCGCCGGCACGCTCACGGGCTTCGCCGTGCTCGTCGGCCAGAGCGTCGACGTCGCGGGGGAGACCGGCGCCGTGCAGCCGCCCGAGCACGTCGTGCGCGCGAGCCTCGGCGCGGCAGAGCAGTACCGGCTCACGACGCAGCCCGAGTCGGCGACCGTCACGATCGACGGCGGGCCCGCGCCGTTCGAGTGCGGCTCGGTCAGGATCGCCCAGCCGGCCGGCGAGCAGATCACGACCGGCGCGAGCGCGACGCTCACGTGCGCGGTGCCGAGCGACGTGCGCGTCTTCGTCGGCCTCGCCGCGAAGGTCGAGCTGAGCGCGGGCTCGGCGAGCGACGTGCTGCTGCTGCCGACGACCGCCGTGCTCGGCAGCGCCGAGACCGGCATCGCCTACCGGCCCGGCGCCGACGGCGAGCCGGAGGAGGTGCCCGTCGAGCTCGGGCTCAGCGACGGGCGCATGGTCGAGGTGCGCGCAGGGCTCTCGGAGGGGGATGCCGTGCTGCAGTTCGTGCCCGGAGCCGCCGACCCGTGCGCCGACCCGATGACAGCCGACCCCATGGTCTGCGGGTTCTGA
- a CDS encoding dihydrofolate reductase — protein sequence MIWAQARGGVIGDAGDMPWSLPEDMARFKAITMGHPVVMGRRTWESFPARYRPLLGRDNIVITSSGDFDAPGARVVSSLDEALAVALALDDEVWIVGGGRVYREAMARADRLEITDIELDATGDTTAPTPDASWHEVARDPAEGWHESRSGLRFAYRTLERAPGTGSRQAR from the coding sequence ATGATCTGGGCGCAGGCGCGCGGCGGCGTCATCGGCGACGCGGGCGACATGCCGTGGTCGCTCCCCGAGGACATGGCGCGCTTCAAGGCGATCACCATGGGCCACCCGGTCGTGATGGGCCGACGCACGTGGGAGTCGTTCCCCGCGCGCTACCGGCCGCTGCTGGGGCGCGACAACATCGTCATCACCTCGAGCGGCGACTTCGACGCGCCCGGCGCGCGCGTCGTCTCGAGCCTCGACGAAGCGCTCGCCGTGGCGCTCGCGCTCGACGACGAGGTGTGGATCGTCGGCGGCGGCCGCGTCTACCGCGAGGCGATGGCGCGTGCCGACCGGCTCGAGATCACCGACATCGAGCTCGACGCGACGGGCGACACGACAGCGCCGACCCCGGATGCGTCATGGCACGAGGTCGCGCGCGATCCGGCCGAGGGGTGGCACGAGAGCCGCAGCGGGCTGCGGTTCGCGTACCGCACCCTCGAGCGCGCACCGGGGACGGGCTCGCGGCAGGCACGGTAG
- a CDS encoding thymidylate synthase produces the protein MREGTVTQGTVTAHPYEALLADVMANGKHKGDRTGTGTRSVFGRQLRFDLSEGFPLITTKRVHFKSIALELLWFLRGESNVRWLQERGVTIWDEWADADGELGPVYGVQWRSWPDRDGGTIDQIAQVVESIRSNPDSRRHIVSAWNPADIPDMALAPCHAFFQFDVTDGRLSCQLYQRSADMFLGVPFNIASYALLTHMVAQQTGLEVGDFVWTGGDCHVYDNHVEQVERQLSREPYPLPTLRIRRRPDSILDYELEDFEVVGYEHHPGIKAPVAV, from the coding sequence ATGAGGGAAGGCACCGTGACCCAAGGCACCGTGACCGCACACCCCTACGAGGCCCTGCTCGCCGACGTGATGGCGAACGGCAAGCACAAGGGCGACCGCACCGGCACCGGCACCCGCTCGGTGTTCGGCCGGCAGCTGCGCTTCGACCTCTCTGAGGGCTTCCCGCTCATCACCACGAAGCGCGTGCACTTCAAGTCGATCGCGCTCGAGCTGCTGTGGTTCCTGCGCGGCGAATCGAACGTGCGCTGGCTGCAGGAGCGCGGCGTCACCATCTGGGACGAGTGGGCGGACGCGGATGGAGAGCTCGGCCCGGTCTACGGGGTGCAGTGGCGCTCGTGGCCCGACCGCGACGGCGGCACGATCGACCAGATCGCCCAGGTCGTCGAGTCGATCCGCTCGAACCCCGACTCGCGCCGGCACATCGTCTCGGCCTGGAACCCCGCCGACATCCCCGACATGGCCCTCGCGCCGTGCCACGCGTTCTTCCAGTTCGACGTGACCGACGGCCGGCTCTCGTGCCAGCTCTACCAGCGCTCGGCCGACATGTTCCTCGGGGTGCCGTTTAACATCGCGAGCTACGCGCTCCTGACGCACATGGTCGCGCAGCAGACCGGCCTCGAGGTCGGCGACTTCGTGTGGACGGGCGGCGACTGCCACGTCTACGACAACCACGTCGAGCAAGTAGAGCGGCAGCTCTCACGCGAGCCGTACCCGCTCCCGACCCTGCGCATCCGCCGCCGGCCCGACAGCATCCTCGACTACGAGCTCGAAGACTTCGAGGTCGTCGGCTACGAGCACCACCCGGGCATCAAGGCGCCGGTCGCGGTCTGA
- a CDS encoding GNAT family N-acetyltransferase has product MHADIRLEDPASELAQSLLRAYFADRAITFVGGAYTPKPADPATLRAPEGAFLVVWDGGEAIGCGALRRLSPSRFEIKHLYVAPAGRGRGTGAALLAALEARAVELGATEVVLDTNAALAPANRLYATRGYESIPAYNDNPNATTWFRKPVASPSGG; this is encoded by the coding sequence GTGCACGCCGACATCCGCCTCGAGGACCCCGCGTCCGAGCTCGCCCAGTCGCTCCTGCGGGCCTACTTCGCCGATCGCGCGATCACGTTCGTCGGCGGTGCCTACACGCCGAAGCCCGCCGATCCCGCGACGCTCCGCGCACCCGAGGGCGCGTTCCTCGTCGTGTGGGACGGCGGCGAGGCGATCGGATGCGGTGCCCTGCGTCGACTGAGCCCGTCGCGCTTCGAGATCAAGCACCTCTACGTCGCCCCCGCGGGCCGCGGCCGCGGCACCGGCGCGGCGCTGCTCGCCGCGCTCGAGGCGCGCGCGGTCGAGCTGGGAGCGACGGAGGTCGTGCTCGACACGAACGCGGCGCTCGCACCGGCGAACCGGCTCTACGCCACGCGCGGCTACGAGTCGATCCCCGCGTACAACGACAACCCCAACGCGACGACCTGGTTCCGGAAGCCGGTCGCCTCCCCGTCCGGAGGCTGA
- a CDS encoding histidine phosphatase family protein, which yields MAHLLYLVRHGEQLDAEHGVEDGRLSGRGVRQAHAIAQRLSGVAFDQAWTSPLQRATETAAIMQERLPAVEFQKSALLLDCIPSGLEEDTPLGFHGFLKAVRPAEVEAGSAQMQDAVAHWLRPSRGDVNELLVTHNFVIGWFVREVMQSPNWQWMALNQANCGLTIIRRRTGKPPQLLVHNDLGHLPPEDRTGLPLPQPF from the coding sequence ATGGCGCACCTGCTCTACCTCGTCCGGCACGGAGAGCAGCTCGACGCCGAGCACGGGGTCGAGGACGGTCGGCTCTCGGGTCGAGGGGTGCGGCAGGCGCACGCGATCGCGCAGCGGCTCTCCGGGGTCGCGTTCGACCAGGCGTGGACGTCGCCGCTGCAGCGCGCGACCGAGACGGCTGCGATCATGCAGGAGCGACTGCCGGCGGTGGAGTTCCAGAAGTCGGCGCTGCTGCTCGACTGCATTCCCTCGGGGCTCGAGGAGGACACGCCCCTCGGGTTCCACGGCTTCCTGAAGGCCGTCCGGCCCGCGGAGGTCGAGGCGGGCTCGGCGCAGATGCAGGATGCGGTGGCGCACTGGCTGCGCCCATCGCGCGGCGATGTCAACGAGCTGCTCGTCACCCACAACTTCGTGATCGGCTGGTTCGTGCGCGAGGTCATGCAGTCGCCGAACTGGCAGTGGATGGCCCTCAACCAGGCGAACTGCGGGCTCACGATCATCCGTCGCCGCACGGGCAAGCCGCCGCAGCTGCTCGTGCACAACGACCTCGGCCACCTGCCGCCCGAGGACCGCACGGGGCTGCCGCTGCCGCAGCCCTTCTAG
- the dapB gene encoding 4-hydroxy-tetrahydrodipicolinate reductase: MASTRRIGIAGATGSLGSLALRLVRDAGDLEPVELDVREGLELDGIDVVFDATVLGASQQLVDAALDAGVPVVVATSGWTEERIEALRARGAERIRIVPNFSLGSVLETHLATIAARHFTAVEVVEAHHDRKRDAPSGTATRTAEAIGAVRGFVPATPDEPGRGTVIAGVPVHALRLPGVVARQEVVFGGTGETLTIRHDTTSSDSYAAGILLALRADAQPGVTVGIGDLLGLS, encoded by the coding sequence ATGGCATCGACGAGGCGCATCGGGATCGCGGGCGCGACCGGCAGTCTCGGATCCCTCGCACTGCGGCTCGTGCGCGACGCCGGCGACCTCGAGCCGGTCGAGCTCGACGTGCGCGAGGGGCTCGAGCTCGACGGGATCGACGTCGTCTTCGACGCGACCGTGCTCGGCGCGAGCCAGCAGCTCGTCGACGCGGCGCTCGACGCGGGCGTGCCCGTCGTCGTCGCGACGAGCGGCTGGACCGAGGAGCGCATCGAGGCCCTCCGCGCCCGAGGCGCCGAGCGCATCCGCATCGTCCCCAACTTCTCGCTCGGCAGCGTGCTCGAGACGCACCTCGCCACGATCGCCGCGCGGCACTTCACCGCCGTCGAGGTCGTCGAGGCGCACCACGACCGCAAGCGCGACGCCCCGAGCGGCACGGCGACGCGCACCGCCGAGGCGATCGGCGCGGTGCGCGGCTTCGTGCCCGCGACCCCTGACGAGCCTGGCCGGGGCACCGTGATCGCGGGTGTGCCGGTGCACGCGCTGCGGCTGCCCGGCGTCGTCGCGCGCCAGGAGGTCGTCTTCGGCGGGACGGGCGAGACGCTCACGATCCGCCACGACACGACCTCGAGCGACTCGTACGCCGCCGGGATCCTGCTCGCGCTCCGCGCCGACGCGCAGCCCGGCGTGACCGTCGGCATCGGTGACCTGCTGGGGCTCTCGTGA
- a CDS encoding ABC transporter permease — protein MTDVVAAIQDAWTELRIHRGRVLMSLIGVTVAIAALTASVALGDLARSTLLTSMEAQTGRAATISMWIQEGSADGTPGGDPGATLDAIETAVERYSIDFASATTNTGATLVGLGGPQQVELAGVDPDWAILRHLPVAEGRFLVESDRARLAPAVVVNRGVLDALGGGGMEAHRTIELGGTTAVVVGLVDRGLGDDWPQAWMLPRDVVRIAETDPMSFGVSFQLEAWVPEETAEEGVRMLRQDLRGALPGAMVDGNRSDWQSFDDGYDPLLPLQLTLVGTAAVILLLGALGLVTVAVVSIRQRVRELGIRRAFGASRTRIFVAVMLESVVGTVVAGTIGIAVCIFAYRLPIVQDALTQGVGGMVLPGFPMSAAVTGLVVAAAVGALAGSVPATIAVRSKVIEAIRF, from the coding sequence GTGACCGACGTCGTCGCCGCGATCCAGGACGCCTGGACCGAGCTGCGCATCCACCGCGGCCGCGTGCTCATGAGCCTCATCGGCGTGACGGTCGCGATCGCCGCGCTCACCGCATCCGTCGCCCTCGGCGACCTCGCCCGCTCGACGCTGCTGACGTCGATGGAGGCGCAGACCGGCCGCGCCGCCACGATCAGCATGTGGATCCAGGAGGGCTCCGCCGACGGCACGCCCGGCGGCGATCCGGGCGCGACGCTCGACGCCATCGAGACCGCGGTCGAGCGCTACAGCATCGACTTCGCGAGCGCGACGACGAACACCGGGGCGACCCTGGTCGGGCTCGGCGGTCCGCAGCAGGTCGAGCTCGCGGGCGTCGACCCCGACTGGGCGATCCTGCGGCACCTGCCGGTCGCGGAGGGCCGGTTCCTCGTCGAGAGCGATCGCGCCCGCCTCGCCCCGGCGGTCGTCGTCAATCGCGGCGTGCTCGACGCGCTCGGCGGCGGGGGCATGGAGGCGCACCGCACGATCGAGCTCGGCGGCACGACCGCGGTCGTCGTCGGCCTCGTCGATCGGGGGCTCGGCGACGACTGGCCGCAGGCGTGGATGCTGCCGCGCGACGTGGTGCGCATCGCCGAGACCGACCCGATGAGCTTCGGGGTCTCGTTCCAGCTCGAGGCGTGGGTGCCGGAGGAGACTGCCGAGGAGGGCGTGCGGATGCTGCGGCAGGATCTGCGCGGGGCGCTCCCGGGCGCGATGGTCGACGGCAACCGCAGCGACTGGCAGTCGTTCGACGACGGCTATGACCCGCTGCTGCCGCTGCAGCTCACGCTCGTCGGCACCGCCGCCGTCATCCTGCTGCTCGGCGCGCTCGGGCTCGTGACCGTCGCCGTCGTCTCGATCCGGCAGCGCGTGCGCGAGCTCGGCATCCGCCGCGCCTTCGGGGCGTCGCGCACCCGCATCTTCGTCGCAGTCATGCTCGAGTCGGTCGTCGGCACCGTCGTCGCCGGCACGATCGGCATCGCGGTGTGCATCTTCGCCTACCGGCTGCCGATCGTGCAGGACGCGCTCACGCAGGGCGTCGGCGGCATGGTGCTGCCGGGCTTCCCGATGTCGGCCGCCGTCACGGGGCTCGTGGTCGCCGCGGCCGTCGGCGCGCTCGCGGGCAGCGTGCCCGCGACGATCGCCGTCCGCTCGAAGGTGATCGAGGCCATCCGCTTCTGA
- a CDS encoding ABC transporter ATP-binding protein encodes MVPLLRLRDVTRQFATIDGPALQILRGIDLDVAPGDRVSIVGRSGSGKSTLLNILGLIDQPTTGAVELDGEPVALMGARARDRLRGASVGFVFQQFNLIEGLTAAENVAVPLHYGAGRRYWQRAHLAREMLQRVGLGHRLDTRATNLSGGEQQRVAIARALVRRPRLILADEPTGALDIETGSRTMDLLDEVATEAGAALVTITHDLAVAARARRVLRLADGRLHALEPAAGALS; translated from the coding sequence ATGGTGCCGCTCCTTCGCCTGCGCGACGTCACGCGCCAGTTCGCGACGATCGACGGGCCCGCGCTGCAGATCCTCCGCGGCATCGACCTCGACGTCGCGCCGGGGGACCGCGTCTCGATCGTCGGCCGCTCCGGCTCGGGCAAGTCGACCCTGCTCAACATCCTCGGGCTCATCGACCAGCCGACGACCGGGGCCGTCGAGCTCGACGGCGAGCCGGTCGCGCTCATGGGCGCCCGCGCGCGCGACCGGCTGCGAGGCGCGAGCGTCGGCTTCGTCTTCCAGCAGTTCAACCTCATCGAGGGGCTCACGGCGGCCGAGAACGTCGCCGTGCCGCTCCACTACGGCGCGGGCCGCCGCTACTGGCAGCGCGCCCACCTGGCGCGCGAGATGCTGCAGCGCGTGGGGCTCGGGCACCGCCTCGACACGAGGGCCACGAATCTCTCCGGCGGCGAGCAGCAGCGCGTCGCGATCGCCCGGGCGCTCGTGCGCCGGCCGCGGCTCATCCTCGCCGACGAGCCGACCGGAGCGCTCGACATCGAGACCGGCTCGCGCACGATGGACCTGCTCGACGAGGTCGCGACCGAGGCCGGAGCCGCGCTCGTGACCATCACGCACGACCTCGCGGTCGCCGCTCGCGCGCGACGCGTGCTGCGGCTCGCCGACGGGCGGCTCCACGCGCTCGAGCCGGCGGCGGGAGCGCTCTCGTGA
- the dapA gene encoding 4-hydroxy-tetrahydrodipicolinate synthase produces MNPNPFGQVLVALVTPFSADGEVDWDDVERLIDDVVTHGADGIVVSGTTGETSTLTDPEKIRLVEVAKAVAGDRAKVIQGGGSNETAHAIDLYRQAERAGADGVMIVTPYYNKPTQAGVLTHFRLIADATDLPVILYDIPGRSGIPIRYETLLRAAKHPNILAVKDAKGDFAEVSRVLNQTDLLYFSGDDANVLPHLAIGASGLIGVTANIAPKPYRTIVDAVNAGDLHTAQAQHQALEPLVRATMTHVPGTVSTKYILHGLGRIGSPRVRLPLVGPEDAEAALIEDELALVTGVDGLDLSRFRPDRNAAAGGALPKVHGTTR; encoded by the coding sequence GTGAATCCCAATCCCTTCGGCCAGGTGCTCGTCGCGCTCGTGACGCCGTTCTCGGCGGACGGCGAGGTCGACTGGGACGACGTCGAGCGGCTCATCGACGACGTCGTGACGCACGGCGCCGACGGCATCGTCGTCTCCGGCACGACCGGCGAGACGTCGACGCTCACCGACCCGGAGAAGATCCGGCTCGTCGAGGTCGCGAAGGCCGTCGCGGGCGACCGCGCGAAGGTCATCCAGGGCGGCGGCTCGAACGAGACCGCGCACGCGATCGACCTCTACCGCCAGGCCGAGCGAGCGGGCGCCGACGGCGTCATGATCGTCACGCCGTACTACAACAAGCCCACGCAGGCGGGCGTGCTCACGCACTTCCGGCTCATCGCCGACGCGACCGACCTGCCGGTCATCCTCTACGACATCCCCGGCCGCTCGGGCATCCCGATCCGCTACGAGACGCTCCTGCGGGCGGCGAAGCACCCGAACATCCTCGCGGTGAAGGACGCCAAGGGCGACTTCGCCGAGGTGAGCCGCGTGCTGAACCAGACCGACCTGCTCTACTTCTCGGGCGACGACGCGAACGTGCTCCCGCACCTCGCGATCGGCGCGTCGGGCCTCATCGGCGTCACCGCGAACATCGCGCCCAAGCCGTACCGCACGATCGTCGACGCCGTGAACGCGGGCGACCTGCACACCGCGCAGGCGCAGCACCAGGCGCTCGAGCCGCTCGTGCGCGCGACGATGACGCACGTGCCCGGCACAGTCTCGACGAAGTACATCCTGCACGGGCTCGGCCGCATCGGCAGCCCGCGCGTGCGCCTGCCGCTCGTCGGCCCCGAAGACGCCGAGGCGGCCCTCATCGAGGACGAGCTCGCGCTCGTCACGGGCGTCGACGGCCTCGACCTAAGCCGCTTCCGCCCCGACCGCAACGCCGCCGCTGGCGGCGCCCTGCCGAAGGTGCACGGCACGACGCGCTGA
- a CDS encoding ribonuclease J, giving the protein MTVYEQDGKLLIVDCGVLFPEEHQPGVDLVLPDFGPIRDRLDDIVAVVLTHGHEDHIGAVPYLLRLKADIPLLGSQLTLALVEAKLKEHRIKPYTHTVREGDVEQLGPFETEFVAVNHSIPDALAVAIRTSAGLVLHTGDFKMDQLPLDDRITDLRAFARLGEEGVDAFLVDSTNADVPGFTAPEREIGPVISQVIAKTSGLVVVASFSSHVHRVQQVLDAAHENGRKVAFVGRSMVRNMGIAADLGYLKVPDGVVVSQKEAENMPREQVVFMSTGSQGEPMAVLSRIVNGEHRIEVGEGDTVILASSLIPGNENAVFRVINGLMQLGAKVVHKGSAKVHVSGHASAGELLYCYNILKPRNVVPVHGEYRHLHAAASLAIDTGVPRDRAFVGENGTVWDLRDGEVTVSGQLEIGFVYVDGSSVGRIDEADLKDRRILAEEGFISIFVALEPQTGKVIVGPEIHARGFAEDDKVFDDIRPKIVKALAEAGEQGVRDQHQYQQVVRRTVGRWVGTRIRRRPMIVPVVIEA; this is encoded by the coding sequence ATGACGGTGTACGAGCAGGACGGCAAGCTGCTCATCGTCGACTGCGGCGTGCTCTTCCCCGAGGAGCACCAGCCGGGCGTCGACCTCGTGCTGCCCGACTTCGGTCCCATCCGCGACCGCCTCGACGACATCGTCGCCGTCGTGCTCACGCACGGCCACGAGGACCACATCGGCGCCGTGCCCTACCTCTTGCGCCTCAAGGCCGACATCCCCCTGCTCGGCTCGCAGCTCACCCTCGCGCTCGTCGAGGCGAAGCTCAAGGAGCACCGCATCAAGCCCTACACCCACACGGTGAGGGAGGGCGACGTCGAGCAGCTCGGCCCGTTCGAGACCGAGTTCGTCGCCGTCAACCACTCGATCCCCGACGCCCTCGCCGTCGCGATCCGCACGAGCGCGGGCCTCGTGCTCCACACGGGCGACTTCAAGATGGACCAGCTGCCGCTCGACGACCGCATCACCGACCTGCGCGCGTTCGCGCGGCTCGGCGAGGAGGGCGTGGATGCGTTCCTGGTCGACTCGACGAACGCCGACGTCCCGGGGTTCACGGCGCCCGAGCGCGAGATCGGCCCCGTCATCTCGCAGGTGATCGCGAAGACCTCCGGGCTCGTCGTCGTCGCCTCCTTCTCGAGCCACGTGCACCGCGTGCAGCAGGTGCTCGACGCGGCGCACGAGAACGGCCGCAAGGTCGCGTTCGTCGGCCGCTCGATGGTGCGCAACATGGGCATCGCGGCCGACCTCGGCTACCTCAAGGTGCCCGACGGCGTCGTGGTGAGCCAGAAGGAGGCCGAGAACATGCCGCGCGAGCAGGTCGTCTTCATGTCGACCGGCTCGCAGGGCGAGCCGATGGCGGTGCTGAGCCGCATCGTCAACGGCGAGCACCGCATCGAGGTCGGCGAGGGCGACACCGTCATCCTCGCCTCGAGCCTCATCCCCGGCAACGAGAACGCCGTCTTCCGCGTCATCAACGGGCTCATGCAGCTCGGGGCGAAGGTCGTGCACAAGGGCTCGGCGAAGGTGCACGTCTCGGGCCACGCCTCGGCGGGCGAGCTGCTGTACTGCTACAACATCCTCAAGCCGCGGAACGTCGTGCCGGTGCACGGCGAGTACCGCCACCTGCACGCCGCGGCGTCGCTCGCGATCGACACCGGCGTGCCGCGCGACCGAGCGTTCGTCGGCGAGAACGGCACCGTGTGGGACCTGCGCGACGGCGAGGTGACGGTCTCGGGCCAGCTCGAGATCGGCTTCGTCTACGTCGACGGCTCGTCCGTCGGCCGCATCGACGAGGCCGACCTCAAGGACCGCCGCATCCTCGCCGAGGAGGGCTTCATCTCGATCTTCGTCGCGCTCGAGCCGCAGACCGGCAAGGTCATCGTCGGCCCCGAGATCCACGCGCGCGGCTTCGCCGAGGACGACAAGGTCTTCGACGACATCCGCCCGAAGATCGTCAAGGCGCTCGCGGAGGCCGGCGAGCAGGGCGTGCGCGACCAGCACCAGTACCAGCAGGTCGTGCGCCGCACGGTCGGCCGCTGGGTGGGCACGCGCATCCGTCGCCGCCCGATGATCGTGCCGGTCGTCATCGAGGCGTAG